Genomic window (Candidatus Saccharibacteria bacterium oral taxon 488):
GGTGAGGTCGTCGGTGTGCTGGTACTTGCCGCTCATGCCGCCACGCCCGTCAGCGTAGCCGCCATCCACCGGCCCGGTATGGTGGAAAATTAATTGCCCGATGCGCTCGCCAACTGGCAGTACCACGCTTTCGTGTTTGTTCAAATTGTAGATCTCGAGTGTAATCCGATTAATATAACCGGGGTCGATCCAACCCGCGTCAAAACACACCGCCACGCCGTTACGACCCCACGAACTGCGGCTTTTCACCTCAGCCGCGCCGCCATGCGCCCGAATGCCCACGAACTCATGGGTATGCGCCAAAATCCGCTCGCCAGGACGCAGTACAATGATCGGATGCTCATCCGGAATATTACGAAACCGCGTAAAGCCGTTATGTTCGCACCACTCGGCGTGCGGTATCGCCATCAGCGGCCCCTTGAAATACCGCGCCACCTCCGCTTCGTCAAATGGATTATAGACGCTTGACTGATCGTCAAATTCCTGTTTATAAAAATAATGCCCCAGCGTAAAATCCAGGCTCGCTTCGGACACATTGTCCGGAGTAAACGGCGTACAGACAATCGTTCCCTCTTCGATCGCTGCCAAAATTTCCCGGTTTGAATACACGCTCATGCCGCGCCTCCTCTTGTTTATCTTACCTCACTCCCCCGAGTAATTCTATTATGACAACATTTACTCGCTCGGGCAAGCTTTTCGTAAATTTTACATCATGCTAGACTGGGGTTATGGAGAAAGCCATCATCGTTGCTTATGATGTCAACCGCGCCATTGGCCGGGGCGGCGATTTGCCGTGGGGTCGCAGCCTACCGGCGGATCTAGCGAATTTCAAGCGGCTGACCAAAGGTAGCGACGTCATCATGGGCCGAAAAACCTTTGAGTCGATTGGCTGTCGTCCGCTGCCGGAGCGCGAGAACATCGTTATTTCCTCGCAGCCAACCGGCGTCAAAGGCATCCTCACCGCAGTGAATTTAGAAGGTGCCCTGGCCCTAGCTCGT
Coding sequences:
- the dcd gene encoding dCTP deaminase, giving the protein MSVYSNREILAAIEEGTIVCTPFTPDNVSEASLDFTLGHYFYKQEFDDQSSVYNPFDEAEVARYFKGPLMAIPHAEWCEHNGFTRFRNIPDEHPIIVLRPGERILAHTHEFVGIRAHGGAAEVKSRSSWGRNGVAVCFDAGWIDPGYINRITLEIYNLNKHESVVLPVGERIGQLIFHHTGPVDGGYADGRGGMSGKYQHTDDLTELIRSWRPETMLPRAFKDRRHAPAIINGLGEGVK
- a CDS encoding dihydrofolate reductase; this translates as MEKAIIVAYDVNRAIGRGGDLPWGRSLPADLANFKRLTKGSDVIMGRKTFESIGCRPLPERENIVISSQPTGVKGILTAVNLEGALALARYKTFIIGGARVYSGALEIPAIDTIYATEVNAAFSDTDTFFPELDMTVWEETDRTRCPADEANAYAFDFVIYQRKPVI